In Saccharicrinis fermentans DSM 9555 = JCM 21142, a genomic segment contains:
- a CDS encoding heavy-metal-associated domain-containing protein, with protein sequence MKAIYLTMVIALLSLTTVFGQAKTEKFKVYGNCGMCESRIEKAAKSVDGVSTADWNKETKMIVVSHDSTKTDVHKVQMAIAKAGHDTEMHKAKDETYNALPGCCQYDRAPAKKEDHSGHMH encoded by the coding sequence ATGAAAGCGATTTATTTAACAATGGTAATAGCTCTATTGAGCTTAACAACAGTTTTTGGACAAGCTAAAACAGAAAAGTTCAAAGTTTATGGCAATTGCGGAATGTGTGAAAGTCGTATTGAAAAAGCAGCAAAGTCAGTTGATGGAGTTTCAACAGCAGATTGGAATAAGGAAACTAAAATGATTGTAGTATCACATGACAGTACAAAAACTGATGTGCATAAAGTGCAAATGGCTATTGCAAAAGCAGGACATGATACTGAAATGCACAAAGCCAAAGATGAAACTTATAATGCACTTCCGGGATGTTGTCAATATGATAGAGCACCTGCAAAGAAAGAAGACCATAGCGGTCATATGCATTAA
- a CDS encoding site-specific integrase encodes MNNSDIYDISSIIEGRIEYNRNKTSKPYSIKVEPEEAKEIFERRKGREKFLIYQERYKGSETLQQAINRALKPIGKKVGVPELIMYHARHSWAGSAAKKPIGAGKPLIAQALGHGTSTVTDTYFDYDNELVDDLNRKVLDLLNKKGDADSLND; translated from the coding sequence ATGAATAACTCCGACATCTATGATATATCCTCAATTATTGAAGGAAGAATCGAATATAACCGGAATAAAACATCCAAACCTTATTCTATCAAAGTTGAACCTGAAGAAGCAAAGGAAATATTTGAACGAAGGAAAGGGCGAGAAAAATTTCTAATATATCAAGAACGTTATAAAGGTTCGGAAACATTGCAACAGGCTATCAATCGAGCTTTAAAACCAATCGGTAAAAAGGTGGGTGTTCCGGAATTAATTATGTATCACGCTCGACATTCATGGGCAGGTTCAGCAGCCAAGAAGCCAATTGGTGCAGGTAAACCCCTTATTGCACAGGCTCTTGGACATGGCACTTCAACCGTAACCGATACCTATTTTGATTATGACAATGAATTGGTTGATGATTTGAATAGGAAAGTGCTTGATTTGCTGAACAAGAAAGGAGATGCAGATAGCTTAAATGACTAA
- a CDS encoding phage integrase SAM-like domain-containing protein, whose amino-acid sequence MQNMVKGLISCNTLVITFHSYTQHTYTAALKAVKRYVGDGNKLYFDEITTAWLSRFKRWRQAEVAQSTTSLTLSVIKIVFNQAIDVDELVPQNRIAIHLENLR is encoded by the coding sequence ATGCAGAACATGGTGAAAGGGTTGATTTCCTGCAATACTTTAGTGATTACATTTCATTCCTACACTCAACACACCTATACCGCAGCTTTAAAGGCTGTAAAACGATACGTTGGTGATGGGAATAAACTTTATTTTGATGAAATTACAACTGCATGGTTAAGCCGATTTAAGAGATGGAGACAGGCAGAAGTTGCACAATCCACCACAAGCTTAACCTTGTCCGTGATTAAAATTGTTTTTAATCAAGCTATTGATGTTGATGAATTAGTTCCTCAGAATAGAATAGCTATCCATTTAGAAAATTTAAGATAG
- a CDS encoding Arm DNA-binding domain-containing protein translates to MLRRGKNADKTNTIVLGLSHKGKNTEISLNKSVYSDFWDKDAKDRVKKGCPQHDNLRLINNYLNDELSKAWNRIEFLKNSRKLDSMKVSDISDFIKNYGSIESDHKKGAAIKQDAEHGERVDFLQYFSDYISFLHSTHLYRSFKGCKTIRW, encoded by the coding sequence ATGTTACGAAGAGGTAAGAATGCGGATAAAACAAATACCATTGTTCTTGGTCTTTCACACAAAGGTAAAAACACAGAAATATCATTGAATAAATCAGTCTATTCTGATTTTTGGGATAAAGATGCCAAGGATAGAGTAAAAAAGGGATGTCCCCAACATGACAACCTTCGTTTAATTAATAACTATCTCAACGATGAATTAAGTAAAGCTTGGAACCGTATTGAATTTTTGAAGAACTCAAGGAAGCTTGACAGCATGAAGGTTTCCGACATTTCGGATTTCATCAAGAACTATGGTAGTATTGAGAGTGACCATAAGAAAGGTGCTGCAATTAAGCAAGATGCAGAACATGGTGAAAGGGTTGATTTCCTGCAATACTTTAGTGATTACATTTCATTCCTACACTCAACACACCTATACCGCAGCTTTAAAGGCTGTAAAACGATACGTTGGTGA
- a CDS encoding Shedu anti-phage system protein SduA domain-containing protein, translated as MKLPFEKTKVPKPKDEIKHPEDYPLKEFFTHRDFLKDGAKESFVKLIEEKSDEKLIDKFLSKNPEIFETLLDTSGHHGIWVIPKQQIKTRIGNERGLIPDFIVGGKSSDGFQWWVIELKGANEKLLKVNAQNEVYFTIEGNKGISQLTEYIDYCRKYQSHLRDAFKLKDFREPSGILVIGNENEFESDEIKQNFKSAWNRLTKPNLEIRTYNAIIRKL; from the coding sequence ATGAAACTACCTTTTGAAAAAACTAAAGTTCCCAAACCAAAGGATGAAATTAAACATCCTGAGGATTATCCGTTGAAGGAGTTTTTTACTCATCGAGATTTCTTAAAGGATGGAGCAAAAGAGAGTTTTGTAAAATTGATTGAAGAAAAATCTGATGAAAAACTAATTGATAAGTTTTTAAGTAAAAACCCTGAGATATTTGAAACATTGCTTGACACATCAGGACACCATGGAATTTGGGTAATTCCAAAACAACAAATAAAAACAAGAATTGGAAACGAAAGAGGTTTAATACCTGATTTTATTGTTGGGGGAAAAAGCTCAGATGGATTTCAATGGTGGGTAATCGAATTGAAAGGAGCTAATGAAAAACTTTTAAAAGTAAACGCACAAAATGAAGTTTATTTCACAATTGAGGGAAATAAAGGTATTTCGCAATTGACTGAGTATATTGATTACTGTCGAAAATACCAATCACATTTAAGAGATGCATTTAAGCTTAAGGATTTTAGAGAACCTTCAGGTATTTTGGTAATTGGTAATGAAAATGAATTTGAATCAGATGAAATAAAGCAAAATTTCAAATCTGCGTGGAATAGATTAACAAAACCTAATTTAGAAATTCGAACTTACAATGCAATAATAAGGAAATTATGA
- a CDS encoding IS91 family transposase — translation MSHTENSKQKIEVADVVRSCQDDIATKLRLNKEQQKAIEAITRCRTSEAGGHIAYCNNSSCSYSQQSYNSCRNRHCPKCQYLKQQQWVNKLTSRLMPGRYFHIVFTIPRELHPLFYINQQACYDLLFRSASQALQNAGRNPSFLGADVGALCVLHTWGQTLMYHPHIHMLVPAGGLSTDGMEWVASPKKFFVPVKALSGMFRGILVKQLEKLLIKEKLRLPKEFEGAQMLKSELYSKRWNVYCKKAFGGINSVLQYLGRYTHRVAISNNRLTSLSDKQVSFTYKDYRQNSKQKQMTLNQLEFVRRFIHHVLPSGFFKIRYVGILATVHIHGKREQVIALVGENMWLSNLEGLTSYEVLRALIGKDPCICPKCNKGIMVRTRILHQLE, via the coding sequence ATGAGTCACACCGAAAATAGTAAACAGAAAATAGAAGTGGCCGATGTTGTGAGGAGCTGTCAAGATGATATTGCTACCAAGTTAAGGTTGAACAAAGAACAACAAAAAGCTATTGAAGCTATAACAAGGTGCCGTACATCAGAAGCAGGCGGTCATATTGCGTATTGTAATAACAGCAGCTGTAGTTACAGTCAACAGTCCTATAACTCTTGTCGCAATAGACATTGCCCCAAGTGTCAGTATTTAAAGCAGCAGCAATGGGTCAATAAGCTCACTAGTCGATTAATGCCCGGACGCTACTTTCATATTGTATTTACCATACCAAGGGAGCTACATCCATTGTTTTACATCAACCAACAAGCATGTTATGACTTACTGTTTCGTTCTGCCTCCCAAGCTTTACAAAATGCAGGACGCAATCCTTCATTTTTAGGTGCTGATGTTGGAGCACTATGTGTACTGCATACCTGGGGGCAAACATTAATGTATCATCCCCATATTCATATGCTGGTTCCCGCTGGCGGCCTGTCTACGGATGGTATGGAATGGGTTGCTTCGCCCAAGAAGTTCTTTGTGCCCGTAAAGGCATTGTCTGGCATGTTTAGAGGTATACTAGTTAAGCAACTCGAAAAACTACTGATCAAGGAAAAACTGAGGTTACCTAAGGAGTTTGAAGGAGCTCAAATGTTGAAATCAGAACTGTACAGTAAACGATGGAATGTATACTGTAAAAAGGCGTTTGGGGGTATCAACAGTGTATTACAATACTTGGGCAGATACACCCATCGGGTAGCTATATCTAATAATAGGCTAACATCTTTATCGGACAAGCAAGTGAGCTTTACCTATAAAGATTACAGACAAAATAGCAAGCAAAAACAAATGACCTTAAATCAACTTGAATTTGTGAGGCGTTTTATACATCACGTCTTACCTAGCGGATTCTTTAAAATCAGATATGTTGGCATACTTGCAACGGTACATATACATGGTAAACGAGAACAGGTAATTGCACTAGTGGGTGAAAATATGTGGTTGTCAAACCTCGAAGGCCTTACCTCATATGAAGTGTTAAGAGCATTAATAGGAAAGGATCCTTGCATATGCCCCAAATGCAATAAAGGCATAATGGTTCGCACAAGGATATTGCACCAACTAGAATGA
- a CDS encoding tyrosine-type recombinase/integrase, with the protein MDILGNKWDGIKIKRPRVAKKLPTVLSQSDAYRLVTSSYNVKHRTLMMLTYATGMRCEEALSLLPEQIDSARLVVRIKGKGNKSREVPLPEDILEQLRIYFKQYRPSKYLFEGFKKGKKYSATSFRKIVSRAALSVGINKGVSPHVLRHCFATHMLERGINLKRLQLLMGHSSLKTTSGYLHLAHPYLGEVPNLLIPIKQAQP; encoded by the coding sequence GTGGATATACTTGGGAACAAGTGGGATGGCATTAAGATAAAGCGTCCAAGAGTAGCGAAGAAACTACCCACGGTTTTGTCTCAGTCAGATGCCTATCGTTTGGTGACAAGTTCATATAATGTCAAACATCGTACATTAATGATGTTGACTTATGCAACGGGCATGCGGTGCGAAGAAGCTCTAAGTTTGTTGCCTGAGCAAATAGATTCGGCACGTTTGGTTGTACGCATAAAGGGCAAGGGTAATAAAAGCCGAGAAGTACCACTTCCAGAGGATATATTAGAACAACTCAGAATTTATTTTAAACAGTATCGTCCTTCGAAGTATCTTTTTGAGGGCTTTAAAAAAGGGAAGAAATATTCCGCAACAAGTTTTCGTAAGATAGTATCACGTGCTGCCTTATCAGTAGGTATAAATAAAGGCGTATCGCCTCATGTGTTACGACATTGTTTTGCTACTCATATGCTTGAAAGAGGTATCAATTTGAAACGGTTGCAGTTACTGATGGGACACAGTTCACTAAAAACAACCTCAGGTTATCTTCATTTGGCTCACCCTTACCTTGGCGAAGTTCCCAATTTGTTAATTCCAATAAAACAGGCACAGCCATGA
- a CDS encoding site-specific integrase, protein MTSNQTFAISFVARADRKGNEKNTLNIYARITVGGKRAEISVVKSVAKESWNSSKERLNSKYKDFRQGNAYIDQVRSKLTSIYRELSLKGAFISPLVIKNCFIGITDTGKTLIELLDYHNESQKNTLMPGTLKNYFTTQKYVHKYLKECKKIDDIRLGEINYKFITEFEAYLRGYEPIDHHKALSNNGVMKHLERLRKVTSMAVRLGWLEKDPFEKYKLSFVKVDREFLTDRELEVLREKSFQIKRLQFVKDLFVFSCYTGLTYIDVHNLKRDNLILGIDGEYWIQTIRQKTHMVVNIPILPVAWEIINKYKDDPRAVNNGTIFPKLSNQRLNSYLKEVADLCGITKTLTFHMARHTFATTVTLSNGVPIETVSKVLGHSNLSTTMIYARVLKDKISADMKDLKQVLQNKEDNAGLKRHVKR, encoded by the coding sequence ATGACTAGTAATCAAACATTTGCAATATCATTTGTTGCAAGGGCAGACAGAAAGGGAAACGAAAAGAATACATTAAACATTTATGCAAGGATTACGGTAGGCGGAAAACGAGCTGAGATTTCTGTTGTTAAATCTGTCGCTAAAGAATCCTGGAATTCTTCAAAGGAGAGGTTGAATAGTAAATATAAAGACTTTCGTCAAGGTAATGCTTACATTGATCAGGTTCGATCGAAATTAACGAGTATTTATAGAGAATTATCGCTTAAGGGGGCATTTATATCTCCTTTGGTAATTAAGAATTGCTTTATTGGTATTACAGATACAGGAAAAACACTTATAGAGCTATTGGACTATCATAATGAATCTCAAAAAAATACATTGATGCCAGGGACTCTTAAAAATTATTTTACTACTCAAAAATATGTGCATAAATATCTAAAGGAATGTAAGAAAATTGATGATATACGCTTGGGTGAGATTAATTATAAATTTATTACTGAGTTTGAGGCTTATTTGAGGGGGTATGAACCTATAGATCATCATAAGGCTTTATCTAATAATGGGGTGATGAAGCATTTGGAAAGGTTGCGGAAAGTGACTAGTATGGCTGTGCGTTTAGGTTGGCTGGAAAAGGATCCTTTTGAAAAGTATAAGTTATCTTTCGTGAAGGTTGATCGCGAATTTTTAACGGATAGGGAGTTAGAGGTGTTGAGGGAGAAAAGCTTTCAGATTAAAAGACTGCAGTTTGTTAAAGATTTATTTGTTTTTTCGTGTTATACTGGTTTGACTTATATTGATGTGCACAATTTAAAGCGTGATAATTTGATTTTAGGTATTGATGGTGAGTATTGGATTCAGACCATTAGACAAAAGACTCATATGGTTGTTAATATTCCGATTTTGCCAGTTGCGTGGGAAATTATTAATAAGTATAAGGATGATCCAAGAGCTGTTAATAATGGAACTATTTTTCCAAAATTATCGAATCAGAGGTTGAATAGTTATTTGAAAGAAGTTGCTGATTTATGTGGAATAACTAAGACCTTAACGTTTCATATGGCACGACATACGTTTGCTACAACTGTTACCTTGAGTAATGGAGTACCTATTGAAACAGTTAGTAAGGTGTTAGGCCATAGTAATTTATCCACAACCATGATTTATGCAAGAGTGTTGAAAGATAAGATTAGTGCTGATATGAAAGATTTGAAGCAAGTGTTGCAAAATAAAGAGGATAATGCTGGGTTGAAACGGCATGTTAAAAGATAA
- a CDS encoding helix-turn-helix domain-containing protein, with protein MATEIITTDDLREFKIELLEELEKLLKQNSGSQHKKWLKSYEVKELLNVSSGTLQHLRVSGMLPYTKVGGTIYYDYNDIQNMITQNKCG; from the coding sequence ATGGCAACAGAAATTATTACAACAGACGATTTGCGGGAGTTCAAAATTGAACTTCTGGAAGAGCTTGAGAAACTTCTCAAACAGAACTCAGGGAGTCAGCATAAGAAATGGTTGAAATCCTATGAGGTGAAGGAACTTTTAAATGTGTCTTCTGGTACACTTCAACATCTGCGAGTGAGTGGTATGCTGCCCTATACAAAAGTTGGAGGTACAATCTATTACGATTACAATGATATTCAGAATATGATTACTCAAAACAAATGTGGGTAA